The following proteins are co-located in the Desulfonatronum thiodismutans genome:
- a CDS encoding double-cubane-cluster-containing anaerobic reductase produces the protein MTTPKPPCFPRFENWAEKSLLDLDTARRQGTKIAGVFCTYAPLELVRAAGAVPVSLCGKKQEPISAAEKHLPANLCPLIKSSYGYAVTDACPFFAASDFILGETTCDGKKKMFELLQEIKPLHLLHLPYLQDDATALAFWVDQIQRMQTFLEQTTGQRITRDRIQREIHDANRVRRLLKKIAYLASDHPVPLSGLDAMRVFESSSFVVNLPEFAGLLETLVQELTEMKARGVSVCTDDAPRILLTGCPVGKGSDKVLKLIEDSGAVVVCLENCTGFKNFDLLVEETGDPFEALARRYLRTPCSCMTPNQGRFDLISRLTQDFKVQGIVDQTWQCCHTYNVEAHGIKKLAEQTLKVPFLHIETDYSESDTEQLRTRIEAFLEVVEMN, from the coding sequence ATGACAACGCCAAAACCTCCGTGCTTCCCCAGGTTCGAGAACTGGGCGGAAAAGAGCCTGCTGGATCTGGATACGGCCCGCCGGCAGGGCACGAAAATCGCCGGGGTGTTCTGCACTTACGCGCCGTTGGAACTAGTCCGGGCCGCCGGGGCCGTGCCCGTTTCCCTGTGCGGGAAGAAGCAGGAGCCCATCAGCGCCGCGGAAAAACACCTTCCGGCCAACCTCTGTCCCCTGATCAAATCCAGTTACGGCTATGCCGTCACGGACGCCTGCCCGTTCTTCGCGGCCAGCGATTTCATCCTCGGCGAGACCACCTGCGACGGCAAGAAAAAGATGTTTGAGCTGTTGCAGGAGATCAAGCCGCTGCACCTGCTCCACCTGCCCTATCTGCAGGACGACGCCACTGCCTTGGCCTTTTGGGTGGACCAGATCCAGCGCATGCAAACCTTTCTCGAACAGACCACCGGGCAACGGATCACTCGGGACCGTATCCAGAGGGAAATTCACGACGCCAACAGGGTGCGACGACTCCTGAAGAAAATCGCCTACCTGGCCAGTGATCATCCGGTTCCCCTTTCCGGCTTGGACGCCATGCGCGTATTTGAGAGTTCGTCTTTTGTCGTGAACCTGCCCGAGTTCGCCGGACTGCTGGAAACACTGGTTCAGGAACTGACCGAGATGAAGGCCCGGGGCGTATCCGTTTGCACGGACGACGCGCCGCGCATCCTGCTCACCGGGTGCCCGGTGGGCAAAGGGTCGGACAAAGTCTTGAAGCTGATCGAGGACAGCGGAGCCGTGGTGGTTTGTCTGGAAAACTGTACCGGCTTCAAAAATTTTGACCTTCTGGTGGAGGAGACAGGCGACCCGTTCGAGGCCCTGGCCCGCCGCTACCTGCGCACCCCCTGCTCCTGCATGACCCCCAACCAAGGTCGTTTCGACCTGATTTCCAGGCTGACACAGGACTTCAAAGTCCAAGGCATCGTCGACCAGACCTGGCAGTGCTGCCACACCTACAACGTCGAAGCCCACGGAATAAAAAAACTGGCGGAGCAAACCCTGAAAGTCCCGTTCCTGCACATCGAAACCGACTACTCGGAGTCGGACACGGAACAGCTCAGGACACGCATCGAGGCGTTTCTGGAAGTGGTGGAAATGAACTGA
- a CDS encoding acyl-CoA dehydratase activase, with amino-acid sequence MLHIDHTGVVAGIDIGSRSIELVVLSPTGEITRQARLPTTFAPLRQCREILMGVGARRITATGYGRKLFVENDILNPCDAITEIQAYALGAARLYPEARTILDIGGQDTKVVSLGPEGRVLKFEMNDRCAAGTGKFLEIMATSLQVPIEEFGDFALAADKQVQISSMCAVFAESEATSLMGRGEQPQNIALGLHLAIVERTMAMLNRVGLEHPLCFAGGVAHNRCVIRLLEERLKTRIIVPTEPDMVGALGAARYCLRKETGQ; translated from the coding sequence ATGTTGCATATCGATCATACCGGAGTAGTCGCGGGTATCGACATCGGCTCCCGATCCATCGAACTGGTCGTTCTCAGTCCGACCGGGGAAATCACGCGCCAAGCCAGACTCCCCACCACCTTCGCCCCTTTGCGGCAATGTCGCGAGATCCTCATGGGAGTGGGAGCACGGCGGATCACGGCCACCGGGTACGGCCGCAAGCTGTTCGTGGAAAACGACATCCTGAATCCATGCGACGCAATTACTGAAATCCAGGCATATGCCCTGGGAGCGGCCAGGCTGTACCCCGAAGCGCGCACCATTCTGGACATCGGCGGCCAGGACACAAAGGTCGTCTCTTTAGGGCCGGAAGGTCGGGTGCTGAAGTTCGAGATGAACGACCGTTGCGCCGCCGGTACGGGCAAATTCCTGGAGATCATGGCCACCTCTCTGCAAGTCCCCATCGAGGAGTTCGGCGACTTCGCCCTGGCCGCGGACAAACAGGTGCAAATCAGCAGCATGTGTGCTGTTTTCGCCGAATCCGAGGCCACCTCCCTCATGGGTCGTGGTGAACAGCCGCAAAATATCGCCCTGGGCCTTCACTTGGCCATTGTGGAACGAACCATGGCCATGCTCAACAGAGTCGGCCTGGAGCACCCACTCTGCTTTGCGGGCGGCGTGGCCCACAACCGATGCGTGATCAGGTTATTGGAGGAGCGGCTCAAAACACGAATCATCGTCCCGACCGAACCGGACATGGTCGGTGCGCTTGGAGCCGCGCGGTACTGCTTGAGGAAAGAAACCGGCCAGTAA
- a CDS encoding RCKP-type rubredoxin-like domain-containing protein: protein MAEFICAKCGEKKEGRCKPQKCPKCGEKGTMAKQEQK from the coding sequence ATGGCGGAATTCATTTGTGCCAAGTGCGGAGAAAAGAAGGAAGGCCGGTGCAAGCCCCAGAAGTGTCCCAAGTGCGGCGAGAAAGGGACCATGGCCAAGCAGGAGCAGAAGTAG
- the crcB gene encoding fluoride efflux transporter CrcB produces MQEILFLCLAGALGAMSRYWLSSAVYALLGREYPWGTTTVNVLGSCLFGLAWALIHEIGAISPQFKVIILVGFLGSFTTFSTYIFETHLLFQEGKRLKPVLNLIAQNLISLGALSCGFLLGRMW; encoded by the coding sequence ATGCAGGAAATCCTCTTTCTCTGCCTGGCCGGCGCATTGGGCGCCATGTCGCGGTATTGGCTCTCCTCGGCCGTGTATGCGCTTCTGGGCCGGGAATATCCCTGGGGTACCACCACGGTGAACGTCCTGGGGAGCTGCCTCTTCGGGCTGGCTTGGGCGCTGATCCATGAGATCGGGGCCATCTCTCCTCAATTCAAGGTGATCATCCTGGTCGGTTTTCTGGGATCGTTCACCACCTTTTCCACGTACATCTTTGAAACCCATCTGCTGTTTCAGGAAGGAAAGCGCCTGAAACCGGTCCTGAACCTGATCGCCCAAAACCTGATCAGCCTCGGAGCACTTTCCTGCGGTTTCCTGCTTGGGCGGATGTGGTAA
- a CDS encoding XdhC family aldehyde oxidoreductase maturation factor, which translates to MIRLEDEILTLLEAGDSAALATIVGQTGSAPRTPGTRMVVRRDGSILGTVGGGRLEAEVIQTGLDVLRSGFSRLQHFTLAGTDAGDMDMICGGELDVLVEPLRPVTRTIELFRLLARRREQEGEWLLATVIRESADGRAGLLSESYLLQRSASGLRFYPEQPDSPERLASLLESARTECGPTLYTSGSTNGNTVGESRVVIELIRAKETVHLFGAGHVSREVALLAHRVDFRVEVHDDRSDFANPERFPMADAVHVPENMGRAFEGRRIDENSYVVIVTRGHTHDMDVLAQALRTQAAYIGMIGSRRKRDAIYAALRGQGFSQDDLSGVHCPIGLDINAQTPAEIALSIVAELVKIRAIARSSAKACKDI; encoded by the coding sequence ATGATCCGACTTGAAGATGAAATTTTGACCTTGCTGGAGGCTGGAGATTCGGCGGCTCTGGCCACCATTGTCGGCCAAACCGGCTCCGCGCCGCGGACTCCCGGAACCCGGATGGTCGTGCGCCGGGATGGTTCCATCCTGGGAACAGTCGGGGGGGGACGCCTGGAGGCCGAGGTTATCCAGACCGGGTTGGATGTCTTGCGTTCAGGTTTCAGCCGGCTCCAGCATTTTACCCTGGCAGGCACGGATGCCGGGGACATGGACATGATCTGCGGCGGCGAATTGGACGTGCTGGTGGAGCCGTTGCGGCCGGTTACCCGAACCATCGAGTTGTTCCGGCTCCTTGCTCGTCGGCGCGAACAGGAAGGAGAATGGCTTTTGGCCACCGTGATCCGGGAATCCGCCGACGGTCGAGCCGGGCTGCTCTCCGAGTCGTATCTGCTCCAGCGTTCAGCCTCGGGCTTGCGTTTTTATCCAGAACAGCCGGATAGCCCGGAGCGACTGGCAAGCCTGCTGGAGTCGGCCCGAACCGAGTGTGGTCCGACCCTGTACACGAGCGGCAGCACAAACGGAAACACTGTTGGGGAGTCACGGGTGGTGATCGAGTTGATCCGAGCCAAAGAGACGGTGCATTTGTTCGGCGCGGGCCATGTTTCCAGGGAGGTGGCGCTCCTGGCCCACCGGGTGGATTTTCGCGTGGAAGTCCATGACGACCGGTCCGACTTCGCCAACCCGGAGCGCTTTCCCATGGCCGATGCCGTCCACGTTCCGGAGAATATGGGGCGGGCCTTTGAAGGACGCCGAATCGACGAAAACAGCTACGTGGTCATCGTCACCAGGGGCCACACCCACGACATGGACGTCCTGGCCCAGGCCCTGCGTACCCAGGCCGCCTATATCGGCATGATCGGCAGTCGCCGCAAGCGGGACGCCATTTACGCGGCCCTGCGCGGGCAAGGCTTCAGTCAAGACGACCTTTCCGGCGTCCACTGCCCCATCGGCTTGGACATCAACGCCCAAACCCCCGCCGAGATCGCCCTGAGCATTGTGGCGGAACTGGTGAAAATCCGGGCGATTGCAAGATCCTCGGCCAAGGCGTGCAAAGACATATAG
- a CDS encoding Smr/MutS family protein, with translation MKFTSLEDLSALKKKFPKKERVKRIVPKPRPKEEPEAPPQDDADLFVRAMSEVTPISGGTKGREVPGESGLSRSVTTERRPGQAENDDLWVTDYLRNLVQGTVEFELSYSEEYMHGYIQDLDKKVLGKLKAGQFSVEAHLDMHGLNALQARDATLDFLRGQYYLGRRCVLLIPGRGKNSPGGLALIREELPLWLTRDPLRRVVLAFCTALPQHGGAGALYILLRKRKKTGGKVRWDLPATAT, from the coding sequence ATGAAGTTCACCTCCCTCGAAGACCTCTCCGCGCTTAAGAAGAAGTTCCCCAAAAAGGAGCGCGTCAAGCGCATCGTTCCCAAGCCTCGACCAAAAGAAGAGCCGGAGGCCCCGCCCCAGGACGACGCGGACCTGTTCGTCCGGGCCATGTCCGAAGTTACGCCCATCTCCGGCGGAACCAAGGGGCGGGAAGTGCCCGGCGAATCCGGACTTTCGCGATCCGTGACCACCGAACGCAGGCCAGGCCAGGCCGAGAACGACGACCTTTGGGTGACGGACTATCTGCGCAATTTGGTCCAGGGAACGGTGGAGTTCGAGCTGTCGTATTCCGAGGAATACATGCACGGCTATATTCAGGACCTGGACAAAAAGGTGCTGGGCAAGCTCAAGGCGGGGCAGTTCAGCGTGGAGGCCCACCTGGACATGCACGGGTTGAACGCGTTGCAGGCCAGGGACGCTACCCTCGACTTCCTGCGCGGCCAGTATTACCTGGGCCGACGCTGCGTGTTGCTGATTCCCGGACGCGGCAAGAACTCGCCCGGAGGGCTGGCGTTGATCCGCGAGGAACTGCCCCTTTGGCTGACTCGCGACCCGCTGCGCCGGGTCGTCCTGGCCTTCTGCACGGCCCTGCCCCAGCACGGCGGAGCCGGGGCACTTTATATCCTGCTGCGAAAACGCAAGAAAACCGGCGGCAAGGTCCGTTGGGACCTCCCGGCTACCGCGACCTGA
- the rsmD gene encoding 16S rRNA (guanine(966)-N(2))-methyltransferase RsmD gives MVRIIAGHWKGRRIKTTEGEGYRPAMGRVREALFSMLASRGVHWDAVRVLDVFAGSGSLGWEALSRGAPEVCFLESDPKALRLLRDQAPAFERPGQRVRILAGDALRTLAEPPRQGGYEVLFFDPPYGRDLLVPALILARKHGWIALDALICAEVEETWTPAALPLPELELETDRTYGQTRICIWTTRPPSPIP, from the coding sequence GTGGTAAGAATCATCGCCGGACACTGGAAGGGCCGCCGGATCAAGACGACCGAGGGCGAAGGCTATCGTCCGGCCATGGGCAGGGTGCGGGAGGCCCTGTTTTCCATGCTCGCCTCGCGCGGCGTGCATTGGGACGCGGTCCGGGTGCTGGACGTGTTCGCCGGCAGCGGAAGCCTGGGCTGGGAGGCGTTGAGCCGGGGAGCACCGGAAGTGTGCTTTCTGGAAAGCGACCCCAAGGCCCTGCGCCTGTTGCGGGACCAGGCTCCGGCCTTTGAGCGTCCCGGACAACGCGTCCGGATTCTGGCCGGAGACGCCTTGCGCACCCTGGCAGAGCCTCCCAGGCAGGGAGGATACGAGGTCTTGTTTTTTGATCCGCCGTATGGCCGCGACCTCCTGGTCCCGGCCCTGATCCTGGCCCGCAAGCACGGTTGGATCGCCCTGGACGCCCTGATCTGCGCGGAGGTGGAGGAAACCTGGACACCCGCCGCCCTGCCCCTTCCCGAACTTGAACTGGAAACCGACCGCACGTACGGTCAAACCCGCATCTGCATCTGGACGACCCGACCGCCCTCGCCTATCCCCTGA
- the coaD gene encoding pantetheine-phosphate adenylyltransferase, with protein sequence MDKNFCKKRIAVYPGTFDPLTNGHVSLIRRGLEVFDQVIVAVAWDTPKTPLFSLEERLEMIDEVFAPEPRVIGEGFQGLLVDYVRERGGSVILRGLRATSDFEYEFQMALMNRRLNRGLQTMFLMTDYKWLYISSTIIKEAAKLHGDVQGLVPEPVLRRLHQKYGPSKD encoded by the coding sequence ATGGACAAAAATTTCTGCAAAAAACGCATCGCCGTCTACCCCGGCACCTTCGACCCCCTGACCAACGGCCATGTCAGCCTGATCCGACGCGGACTGGAAGTCTTTGACCAGGTCATCGTGGCCGTGGCCTGGGATACGCCCAAGACCCCGCTGTTCTCCCTGGAAGAGCGCCTGGAAATGATCGACGAAGTTTTCGCGCCGGAACCGCGGGTCATCGGCGAGGGGTTCCAGGGACTGCTGGTGGACTATGTCAGAGAGCGCGGCGGCAGCGTCATTCTGCGCGGGTTGCGGGCGACGTCGGACTTTGAGTACGAATTTCAGATGGCCCTGATGAACCGCCGCCTGAACCGCGGCTTGCAGACCATGTTTCTGATGACTGATTATAAGTGGTTGTACATCAGTTCAACGATCATCAAGGAAGCGGCCAAGCTGCACGGAGACGTCCAGGGCCTAGTGCCGGAACCCGTGTTGCGCCGACTGCATCAAAAGTATGGGCCGAGCAAGGACTGA
- a CDS encoding HAD family hydrolase, whose translation MLHINVPGWKTLRLAHLFLDYNGTLALDGRILPGVAERLEELSRHLDIHVLTADTFGSVREELKVVPCDLPIIPPQGQSTQEQAQAKADHLRAFDPALSAAMGNGRNDALMLREAALGIALLQEEGAAPQTLAAADVVCPSILSALDLLRHPLRLAATLRG comes from the coding sequence ATGTTGCACATCAACGTACCCGGCTGGAAAACACTGCGCCTCGCTCACCTCTTCCTGGACTACAACGGCACTCTGGCCCTGGACGGCCGCATTCTGCCCGGCGTTGCGGAACGCCTGGAAGAGTTGTCACGGCACCTGGACATCCACGTCCTCACAGCGGACACCTTCGGCAGCGTGCGGGAAGAGTTGAAAGTCGTTCCCTGCGACCTGCCGATCATCCCGCCCCAAGGCCAGTCGACCCAGGAGCAGGCCCAGGCCAAGGCCGACCATCTGCGCGCCTTCGACCCGGCCCTGTCCGCGGCCATGGGAAACGGTCGTAACGACGCCTTGATGCTCCGAGAAGCAGCCCTGGGCATTGCCCTGCTCCAGGAAGAAGGCGCGGCTCCGCAAACTCTGGCCGCCGCGGACGTGGTCTGCCCCTCCATCCTGTCCGCTTTGGACCTCCTGCGTCACCCCCTCCGCCTGGCGGCCACGCTACGCGGGTAG
- a CDS encoding small ribosomal subunit Rsm22 family protein, with product MSDAPSRPADTPVFSGAPFPDLSVAAQQALADYVNLLREVMPMKAAHRRRLADNIQELSSFLIEDRAEFLGRDYLHAPAALGAYLWYFLPWNLLRLSRLLGGLDLDLPEGATIVDLGSGPLTVVQALALARPDLLTRELHFHCLDATPKPMREGRKLYHGLVNSLENTLGHGQSRWKIHLIHAPWHVGLKDLPRADLLTAANFLNELPWHRRDPLGEQVADFFRTVAAHQRHGGRCLFVEPGNRLGGKLASLVRESAVAESWHVLGPCTHHQACPMLEYRETSWCHFTLSTRGCPPWLGELSREADLAKRDVSLSYAYLAGPDVADPGRKALSDAPNREAPAPNAPAPKAPDAGAGSARVISAEFSVPTRDHGQMIGRYGCAAQGKLLILSAPGAPGTRSGDLVPVRLAEPSWRDPKSHAVVAELPSTAGKTKSGTDKPNPRQGTMPKADASNKPKQASSKESTGMDRKKNSRPRPAAPSVKISKKRPKSKPD from the coding sequence ATGTCTGACGCCCCATCTCGCCCCGCCGACACCCCCGTTTTCTCCGGCGCGCCGTTTCCCGATCTTTCCGTCGCGGCCCAGCAGGCCCTGGCGGACTACGTCAACCTGCTACGGGAAGTCATGCCTATGAAGGCCGCCCATCGACGCAGACTGGCGGACAACATTCAGGAGCTGTCCTCGTTTCTCATCGAAGACCGCGCCGAATTTCTGGGGCGGGACTACCTGCACGCTCCAGCGGCCCTGGGGGCCTATCTGTGGTACTTCCTGCCCTGGAATCTGCTGCGCCTGAGTCGCCTGCTGGGCGGGCTGGACCTGGACCTGCCCGAAGGCGCGACCATCGTGGACCTGGGCTCCGGACCGTTGACCGTGGTCCAGGCTTTGGCCCTGGCCAGACCGGACTTGTTGACCAGGGAACTGCATTTTCACTGTCTGGATGCCACGCCCAAGCCGATGCGCGAAGGCCGAAAGCTGTACCACGGTCTGGTGAACAGCCTGGAAAACACATTGGGCCACGGCCAGAGCCGGTGGAAGATCCATCTCATTCACGCCCCGTGGCACGTAGGCCTCAAGGACCTGCCCCGGGCCGACCTGCTCACCGCGGCCAATTTTCTGAATGAACTGCCCTGGCATCGCCGGGATCCTCTCGGCGAACAAGTCGCGGATTTTTTCCGGACCGTGGCCGCCCATCAGCGGCACGGCGGCCGGTGCCTGTTCGTGGAGCCCGGAAACCGCCTCGGCGGGAAGCTGGCCAGCCTGGTCCGGGAAAGCGCCGTGGCCGAGAGCTGGCACGTGCTCGGCCCCTGCACCCATCACCAGGCCTGTCCGATGCTCGAATACCGGGAAACGTCCTGGTGCCATTTCACCCTGTCCACCCGCGGCTGTCCGCCCTGGCTGGGGGAATTATCACGGGAAGCCGACTTGGCCAAGCGGGATGTGAGTCTGAGCTACGCGTATTTGGCCGGGCCTGATGTGGCCGATCCCGGGCGGAAAGCATTGAGCGACGCCCCGAACCGCGAAGCCCCGGCCCCCAATGCCCCTGCCCCCAAAGCCCCGGACGCCGGGGCGGGATCGGCCAGAGTCATCAGCGCCGAATTTTCCGTTCCGACCCGTGACCACGGGCAAATGATCGGACGCTACGGCTGCGCGGCCCAGGGCAAGCTGTTGATCCTCTCCGCGCCGGGCGCACCGGGCACGCGCTCCGGAGATCTCGTCCCCGTCCGCCTTGCTGAACCGTCCTGGCGCGACCCCAAAAGCCATGCCGTGGTGGCCGAGTTGCCTTCGACCGCGGGCAAAACAAAGTCCGGAACGGACAAGCCGAACCCGAGGCAAGGAACCATGCCCAAGGCGGACGCTTCCAACAAGCCGAAGCAAGCCTCTTCCAAAGAATCGACGGGCATGGATCGAAAAAAAAACTCGCGACCGCGACCCGCCGCGCCTTCGGTGAAAATCTCAAAAAAACGTCCCAAATCGAAACCGGATTAG
- the miaA gene encoding tRNA (adenosine(37)-N6)-dimethylallyltransferase MiaA produces the protein MASSPNNVQAPGGQVTPIVCLVGATGTGKTSAALALARHFPVTVINADSRQVYLDVPVITAQPDAAEQAQCPHLLYGFLAMDETISAGRFMDEARLAVASCRENGRMPVLVGGTGLYLRALAGGLADIPDVPAQVREAVLQECADHGPEALHARLSDVDPDYAARIHPRDRQRVCRALEVFQASGHPLSWWHAHARSAQGLELFIIGLRLPRPELHDRLARRIDVMLELGSIQEIQRAWKGCPNSEAPGFSGIGCRELLAHLRGETSLEEAKDLWLFRTRAYAKRQETWFNNIPEVRWVSAGDQTAVVRLVEAHAADPQVTVRTQD, from the coding sequence TTGGCCTCAAGTCCGAACAACGTTCAAGCTCCAGGCGGCCAAGTCACGCCCATCGTCTGCCTGGTGGGAGCCACCGGAACCGGCAAGACGTCCGCGGCCCTGGCATTGGCCCGGCATTTTCCGGTGACCGTGATCAACGCGGATTCACGCCAAGTCTACCTGGACGTGCCGGTCATCACCGCCCAGCCGGACGCCGCGGAACAGGCCCAATGCCCGCATCTGCTCTACGGATTCCTGGCCATGGACGAAACCATTTCCGCGGGCAGGTTCATGGACGAGGCCCGGCTAGCGGTGGCGTCCTGTAGGGAGAACGGCCGTATGCCCGTTCTGGTGGGCGGCACGGGCCTCTACCTGCGCGCCCTGGCCGGAGGATTGGCGGATATTCCGGACGTGCCCGCCCAAGTGCGCGAAGCGGTGCTCCAGGAATGCGCGGACCACGGTCCCGAAGCCCTGCACGCCCGGTTGAGCGACGTGGACCCGGACTACGCGGCCCGGATTCACCCCCGTGACAGGCAACGGGTCTGCCGGGCACTGGAAGTCTTCCAGGCCTCCGGACACCCTTTATCCTGGTGGCATGCCCATGCTCGCTCCGCCCAGGGACTGGAACTGTTCATCATCGGCCTACGCCTGCCCCGGCCGGAACTCCACGACCGTCTGGCCCGCCGCATCGACGTGATGCTGGAACTGGGATCGATCCAGGAAATCCAGCGAGCCTGGAAAGGTTGTCCGAACTCTGAGGCCCCGGGCTTTTCCGGCATCGGCTGCCGCGAACTGCTGGCCCATCTGCGCGGAGAGACCAGCCTCGAAGAAGCCAAGGACCTGTGGCTGTTCCGGACTAGAGCCTACGCCAAACGCCAGGAAACCTGGTTCAACAACATCCCCGAGGTCCGCTGGGTCTCGGCCGGGGACCAGACCGCGGTCGTCCGCCTCGTGGAAGCCCATGCCGCGGATCCGCAAGTTACGGTCCGAACTCAGGACTGA
- a CDS encoding ASKHA domain-containing protein — protein sequence MTSESGVERGSGAALHDHGAGDVLAIEDAEGRTRLIQATSEQTLAQVLFLEGLWPTKPFCSGLGRCGHCLVYVVDDSEPSPNTPTTDERKTLSPEVLEQGGRLACRRQSESGLRVRLPFAFPRTAAESAAAFESNGIALERAVSGSLALAVDLGTTSLHWQLLDDKGVLAQGRELNPQLAAGSEVMSRLGFALAAPGNARMLRDVVLRRLHELTMALPAPVDRICVAGNTVMTALLLEWPLKGLAAAPYQKPHAGGFWTRLPFQETSLELSDHHAPGNAEGRHGGRTYIPPQPAPFIGGDLSAGLAALHFTAASPPAFPFLLADLGTNGEFILALGQERYLAASVPMGPALEGIGMSCGATALPGVWVDVVVTPFGLRPRPLEDPDGGNSDTGGTEHIDVPRSKPDRQRISGTGYLALLAGLLRLGLLDRTGGFAAGDSPLARRVGLGLADRDGERRFLLGPDVYLTGRDVEEVLKVKAAFNLAFSRLLAEGGIQPEALRAVYLAGALGEHADFSALEELGFVPPGYRRRIHPVGNSSLAGAALLVNSPEARDWIERIAPMITTLNIGQEPDFFSHYTQRLVFRHV from the coding sequence ATGACGAGCGAATCCGGCGTGGAGCGCGGCTCAGGGGCCGCGCTCCACGACCACGGAGCGGGCGACGTGCTCGCCATTGAGGACGCCGAGGGCCGGACACGCCTCATCCAGGCCACTTCGGAACAGACCCTGGCCCAAGTTTTGTTTCTGGAAGGGCTTTGGCCCACGAAGCCGTTTTGCAGCGGCCTGGGGCGGTGCGGCCATTGCCTGGTGTATGTGGTCGACGATTCCGAGCCGTCGCCAAACACGCCAACAACGGACGAACGGAAGACCCTATCTCCGGAGGTCCTGGAACAAGGCGGACGATTGGCCTGCCGCCGCCAATCCGAAAGCGGGCTGAGGGTCCGGCTGCCGTTCGCGTTTCCCAGGACCGCCGCCGAATCCGCCGCTGCCTTCGAATCGAACGGGATCGCCTTGGAGCGGGCCGTCAGCGGTTCATTGGCCCTGGCCGTGGACCTGGGAACCACCAGCCTGCACTGGCAACTTCTGGACGACAAGGGCGTCCTGGCCCAGGGGCGGGAACTCAATCCGCAGTTGGCCGCGGGCAGCGAGGTGATGTCCCGGTTGGGCTTTGCCCTGGCCGCGCCGGGCAATGCCCGAATGCTCCGGGACGTGGTGCTGCGACGGCTGCATGAACTGACCATGGCCCTGCCTGCTCCGGTGGATCGGATCTGCGTGGCCGGAAACACGGTGATGACCGCCCTGCTGCTGGAATGGCCGCTGAAGGGCTTGGCCGCGGCCCCGTACCAGAAGCCTCATGCAGGCGGATTCTGGACCAGACTGCCTTTTCAGGAAACGTCGCTGGAATTATCAGACCATCACGCTCCTGGAAATGCCGAAGGACGGCACGGCGGGCGAACCTACATCCCGCCGCAACCCGCACCGTTCATCGGCGGCGACCTCAGCGCCGGACTGGCGGCCCTGCACTTCACCGCCGCTTCTCCCCCAGCCTTCCCTTTCCTTCTGGCGGACCTGGGAACCAACGGCGAGTTCATTCTGGCCCTCGGGCAGGAGCGGTACTTGGCGGCCAGCGTGCCCATGGGGCCGGCTCTGGAGGGCATCGGCATGTCCTGTGGCGCGACGGCCCTGCCAGGGGTCTGGGTGGACGTGGTCGTGACGCCGTTTGGGCTGCGGCCCCGGCCCCTTGAAGACCCTGACGGGGGGAACTCGGACACGGGGGGCACGGAACACATCGACGTCCCTCGCTCAAAACCGGATCGGCAACGGATTTCCGGAACCGGCTACCTGGCCCTGCTGGCCGGGTTGCTGCGCCTGGGGCTCCTAGACCGCACCGGGGGCTTCGCGGCCGGGGACAGCCCGCTGGCCCGGCGGGTCGGATTGGGTTTGGCGGACCGGGACGGTGAACGGCGCTTTTTGCTCGGTCCGGACGTATACCTGACCGGACGCGACGTGGAAGAGGTGCTCAAGGTCAAAGCGGCCTTCAATCTGGCCTTTTCCCGGCTGCTGGCCGAGGGCGGCATTCAACCGGAGGCGCTGCGGGCCGTGTATCTGGCCGGGGCCCTGGGCGAGCATGCGGACTTTTCCGCCCTGGAGGAACTGGGTTTCGTCCCGCCCGGCTACCGACGTCGGATCCACCCCGTGGGCAACAGCTCCCTGGCCGGGGCCGCCCTGCTGGTGAACAGCCCCGAGGCCAGGGACTGGATCGAGAGAATCGCGCCGATGATCACGACCCTGAACATCGGCCAGGAACCGGACTTCTTTTCACACTACACGCAAAGGTTGGTCTTTCGCCATGTCTGA